The Elaeis guineensis isolate ETL-2024a chromosome 14, EG11, whole genome shotgun sequence genome has a segment encoding these proteins:
- the LOC105056973 gene encoding uncharacterized protein: MCGGSLVLRDHKSPPGLRLGAVALSLMRPLPLTVPPVLRGPVILVVARTLTHCPTPDDERDEGFVRILREILHSKQSWLVSLNAPFVANRLRPRHVEALLLQSLDHPRLALRFFNFLGLHRGFPHSPLSFSILSLALLRAGLHWPASSLLQTLASCRATAPADAFRSMLHSQDLCRFSSALGFDFLIQAYLQCRRELDALAILELTIGSGLLPEVRTFSDVMYGLAKIRRFDLVSGVFDEVLRSGVRPDNFIYTAAVRSYCELRYLDRAKEIVRRMEMEGLNSSVDTYNVLIHGLCKNWRVIEAVEIKNSLGDKGLKADVMTYRALVLGLCKAEEFGMALEMTKEMMGIGFVLNEAVCSILVDGLRRTGKVEEAFDLVHGLANLGMIPNVFAYNALINSLCKSGKFDEAESLFLKMGEKDLSPNDVTYSILIDSLCKRGKLEDALLLFDKMREEGLRVTVYPYNALINGHCKLGNSSKAEVLYREMTDKGVAPNAVTFTALINGYCKEGSLDAALKLHHQMPKKGVPWNTHTFTALIGGFCRAKMMTEAARLFNEMFEVNVTPNEVTYNVMIEGYCSVGDTGRAFQFYDAMMEEGLQPDSYTYRSLISGLCMTNKVSKAKEFIDDLHGEQLVLNQMSFSSLLNGLCKEGRVHEAYCIWKEMVERGLEMDLVCYSVLVYGMLKQNNQVRAYSLLREMVDKGIKPDDVLYTNIIDAYIRLGNITEALRFWGRMSGEGCVPNVVTYTVLIDGLCKAGFFRKAELLCREMLVSSFLPNRVTYGCFLDHFAREGNMDEAMVLHKVMVKGLLANTVTYNILIRGFCKIGRTQDAISLLADMVDNGIFPDCISYSTLIDAYCRKGDLHEAFKLWDDMLNRGLKPDALAYNFLIHGCILSGEVTKALGLYYDMLRNTVKPNWATYHALFHGTFSMGVTRESALLIE; encoded by the coding sequence ATGTGTGGAGGTAGTCTGGTTCTACGGGACCATAAATCACCCCCCGGACTCCGACTCGGAGCCGTCGCCCTGAGTCTAATGAGGCCGCTTCCCCTTACCGTCCCTCCCGTCCTCCGCGGCCCAGTTATCCTCGTCGTCGCCAGAACGCTCACCCACTGCCCAACCCCCGACGACGAGCGCGACGAGGGCTTCGTCAGAATCCTCCGCGAGATCCTCCACTCGAAGCAGAGCTGGCTCGTCTCCCTCAACGCCCCCTTCGTCGCCAACCGCCTGCGGCCCCGCCACGTGGAGGCGCTCCTCCTCCAATCCCTCGACCACCCGCGCCTCGCCCTCCGCTTCTTCAACTTCCTCGGCCTCCACCGCGGCTTCCCCCACTCCCCCCTCTCCTTCTCCATCCTCTCCCTCGCCCTCCTCCGCGCCGGCCTCCACTGGCCCGCCTCTTCCCTCCTCCAAACCCTTGCCTCCTGCCGCGCCACCGCCCCCGCCGACGCCTTCCGATCCATGCTCCACTCCCAAGACCTCTGTCGCTTCTCCTCAGCCCTCGGCTTCGACTTCTTGATTCAGGCTTATCTTCAATGCCGGAGGGAATTGGATGCTCTCGCCATCCTCGAGCTCACGATTGGCTCCGGTTTGCTGCCCGAGGTGAGAACATTCAGCGATGTGATGTATGGACTGGCGAAGATCCGGCGGTTTGATCTGGTATCGGGAGTGTTCGACGAGGTATTGAGATCCGGGGTTCGTCCCGATAACTTCATCTACACCGCGGCGGTGAGGAGCTACTGTGAATTGAGGTATTTGGACAGAGCGAAAGAAATAGTTCGTCGGATGGAGATGGAGGGGCTGAATTCCAGCGTCGATACTTACAATGTGCTGATCCATGGGCTATGCAAGAACTGGCGAGTTATAGAGGCCGTGGAGATTAAGAATTCATTGGGAGATAAAGGGTTGAAGGCGGACGTCATGACCTACCGCGCGCTGGTGCTTGGCCTTTGCAAGGCAGAGGAGTTCGGCATGGCCCTGGAGATGACAAAGGAGATGATGGGTATCGGGTTCGTTCTGAATGAAGCTGTTTGCTCGATTCTGGTTGATGGATTGAGGAGGACAGGGAAGGTAGAAGAGGCTTTTGATTTGGTTCATGGGTTAGCGAATTTGGGAATGATCCCTAATGTGTTTGCCTACAATGCTCTGATCAATTCTCTGTGTAAAAGTGGGAAGTTTGATGAGGCCGAGTCTCTATTTTTGAAGATGGGAGAGAAGGACCTGTCACCAAATGATGTTACCTACTCGATATTGATCGATTCATTGTGCAAGAGAGGGAAACTGGAGGATGCCCTCCTTCTGTTTGATAAAATGAGAGAGGAGGGTTTACGGGTTACAGTTTACCCATATAATGCTTTGATAAATGGGCACTGCAAGTTGGGAAATTCGAGTAAAGCAGAGGTTCTATATCGGGAGATGACTGATAAAGGGGTGGCACCAAATGCAGTGACCTTTACTGCATTAATTAATGGGTATTGCAAGGAAGGGAGTTTGGATGCTGCTTTAAAGCTCCACCACCAGATGCCCAAAAAGGGGGTGCCATGGAATACCCATACCTTTACTGCACTTATTGGTGGGTTTTGTCGGGCTAAGATGATGACAGAAGCAGCTCGACTGTTTAACGAAATGTTTGAAGTAAATGTAACTCCAAATGAGGTGACTTATAATGTCATGATAGAAGGGTATTGCTCAGTAGGAGATACAGGAAGAGCTTTCCAGTTTTACGATGCAATGATGGAAGAGGGTCTTCAGCCAGATAGTTATACCTATAGGTCTTTAATAAGTGGCTTGTGTATGACCAATAAGGTGTCCAAAGCAAAGGAGTTCATAGATGATCTACATGGGGAGCAGCTTGTTCTAAACCAGATGAGCTTCAGTTCGCTTCTAAATGGACTCTGCAAAGAAGGAAGAGTGCATGAAGCTTACTGTATTTGGAAGGAAATGGTGGAGAGAGGACTTGAAATGGATCTTGTCTGCTATAGTGTGCTTGTCTATGGAATGCTAAAACAGAACAACCAAGTAAGAGCATACTCGCTATTGAGGGAGATGGTTGATAAGGGAATCAAACCAGATGATGTTTTGTATACAAATATAATTGATGCATATATCAGACTAGGAAATATAACAGAAGCTTTACGTTTTTGGGGTAGGATGTCTGGTGAGGGCTGCGTCCCGAATGTTGTAACATATACTGTGCTAATAGATGGCTTGTGTAAGGCAGGGTTTTTCAGAAAAGCAGAGCTGCTTTGTAGAGAGATGCTGGTTAGCAGTTTCCTTCCTAACCGAGTTACCTATGGCTGTTTCCTTGACCACTTTGCCAGGGAAGGAAATATGGATGAAGCTATGGTACTGCATAAGGTGATGGTCAAAGGGCTCCTGGCAAACACAGTCACATATAATATATTGATAAGGGGCTTTTGCAAAATAGGAAGAACTCAGGATGCTATTAGTCTTCTTGCTGACATGGTTGACAATGGAATATTTCCTGACTGCATTAGCTATTCAACACTTATTGATGCATACTGTAGAAAAGGGGATTTACACGAAGCTTTTAAGCTGTGGGATGATATGCTGAATCGGGGGCTGAAGCCTGATGCACTGGCATACAATTTTTTGATACATGGTTGTATTTTAAGTGGTGAAGTGACTAAGGCTCTTGGACTGTATTATGATATGCTACGAAACACTGTAAAGCCAAACTGGGCCACCTATCATGCTCTTTTTCATGGAACATTTTCGATGGGTGTTACAAGAGAGAGTGCTTTGCTTATAGAATAA
- the LOC105056974 gene encoding actin-depolymerizing factor 7, whose protein sequence is MANAASGMAVNDDCKLKFLELKAKRTYRFIIFKIDEKLKQVIVEKVGEPTLSYEDFTANLPADECRYAIYDFDFVTEENCQKSKIFFIAWSPDSSRVRSKMLYASSKDRFKRELDGIQVELQATDPTEMGLDVIRGRAN, encoded by the exons ATG GCCAACGCAGCATCAGGGATGGCTGTGAATGATGATTGCAAGCTGAAGTTTTTGGAATTGAAGGCAAAGAGAACTTACCGTTTCATAATTTTCAAGATTGATGAAAAGCTGAAGCAGGTCATTGTGGAGAAGGTTGGTGAGCCCACTTTGAGTTATGAGGATTTCACTGCCAACCTTCCAGCGGATGAATGCAGATATGCAATTTATGACTTTGATTTTGTGACTGAAGAGAACTGccagaaaagcaagatcttctTTATTGCCTG GTCTCCTGACAGCTCAAGAGTGAGAAGCAAGATGCTCTACGCCAGCTCCAAGGATAGATTCAAAAGGGAGCTCGATGGCATCCAGGTGGAATTGCAAGCGACTGATCCTACTGAGATGGGCCTTGATGTCATACGAGGCCGTGCAAATTAA